In one Trichlorobacter lovleyi SZ genomic region, the following are encoded:
- a CDS encoding ISL3 family transposase, with protein MLSILNLRRYHVLSTREDTHDYHIAAETANPPTQCIHCGSDNLVGGGRQEIMIRDHLVHAKRVAIYVSARRLHCRECNKTFTESLPDVAEGKRMTARLYQWIAEQSLKRTFTSIAEDVGCTEGTIRSVFREYIAKLEETVIFETPEWMGIDEIHIIKKPRLVVSNIEHNKVVNILSDRNKTTVSNYLFRLPNRNSIKCVTMDMWLPYKNAVNAVLPSAFIVVDKFHVVRMANQSLEVVRKSIREDLTTKQRRGLMHDRFFLLKRESELKPFERLTLESWTRNFPVLGEAYQAKEDFLRIYDHLDISDALAAYDTWQSGLSLGVATAFKPLITAVKNWRTEIFAYFDHPVTNAYTESLNNLIRCVNRIGRGYSFDALRAKILFTKGAHKVIQPTPKFERRDPYAIGRMTHYTPTVSAARTINYGVDTSTLLRLLEESKV; from the coding sequence ATGCTCAGCATCCTCAACCTCCGCCGATATCACGTTCTCTCTACCAGAGAAGACACTCACGATTATCACATTGCTGCTGAAACAGCCAATCCACCGACTCAATGTATCCACTGCGGTTCTGATAATCTGGTCGGAGGTGGCCGGCAAGAGATAATGATACGAGACCATCTCGTTCATGCGAAGCGGGTTGCGATTTACGTCTCCGCACGTCGTTTGCATTGCCGTGAATGCAATAAGACCTTTACCGAATCACTTCCCGATGTTGCTGAAGGGAAGCGCATGACTGCACGGCTTTATCAGTGGATTGCAGAACAGTCGCTCAAGCGAACATTCACCAGCATTGCCGAGGACGTTGGATGTACTGAGGGTACTATTCGATCAGTCTTCCGGGAGTATATTGCAAAGCTCGAAGAGACGGTGATTTTCGAAACACCCGAATGGATGGGAATTGACGAAATCCATATCATTAAAAAGCCCCGGCTGGTCGTTTCGAACATTGAACATAACAAAGTCGTCAATATCCTGTCGGACAGGAATAAGACTACTGTTTCGAATTACCTCTTCAGACTCCCTAATCGAAACTCCATCAAATGCGTTACGATGGATATGTGGTTGCCATACAAGAATGCTGTCAACGCGGTATTGCCCTCTGCATTTATCGTGGTGGACAAGTTCCACGTAGTGAGGATGGCAAACCAATCACTTGAAGTGGTACGAAAATCCATTCGAGAAGACCTCACCACGAAGCAACGGCGAGGCCTTATGCATGATCGCTTTTTTCTCCTGAAGCGAGAGTCGGAACTGAAGCCATTTGAACGGCTGACATTAGAATCGTGGACAAGAAACTTCCCTGTTCTAGGGGAGGCCTACCAGGCTAAAGAGGATTTTTTAAGGATCTACGACCATCTGGACATTTCCGACGCTCTGGCGGCTTATGATACATGGCAAAGTGGACTTTCTCTTGGAGTGGCTACGGCATTCAAACCGCTGATTACGGCAGTGAAGAATTGGCGGACTGAGATATTTGCTTACTTTGATCACCCTGTAACCAATGCCTACACTGAAAGCTTGAACAACCTTATCCGGTGCGTGAACCGCATAGGTCGGGGCTATTCGTTTGATGCTCTCAGGGCAAAGATCCTTTTCACCAAAGGCGCTCACAAGGTCATCCAGCCAACACCTAAATTCGAACGGCGTGACCCGTACGCCATAGGCCGAATGACTCACTACACACCCACAGTATCAGCAGCAAGAACCATCAACTATGGTGTGGACACATCAACACTTTTACGTCTGCTGGAAGAGAGTAAGGTCTAA
- a CDS encoding formylglycine-generating enzyme family protein, with product MPRVSIPLAIIISILFSISTAFAADAPPVKLKLREPEKPTKENVKTVSDPTTGMQFVFVKGGCYQMGSVEIREAKPVHQVCLSDFYMGKYEVTQSQWEKVMGKNPSRFEQCGPDCPVENISWNDAQEFIKKLNTQSSKQYRLPTEAEWEYAARSGGKDEKWAGTNEEDTLSRYAWYGINSNKKTHKVGMKKPNSLGLYDMSGNVEEWCQDWYSESYYDESPKDNPSGPDNGELRVNRGSSWVHGNAFFAQASFRSSEIKPGKGNFSNGVRLLLPAQ from the coding sequence ATGCCCAGAGTCAGTATACCCTTAGCAATTATCATTAGCATACTTTTCAGCATCAGCACAGCGTTTGCCGCCGACGCCCCGCCGGTCAAGCTGAAGCTGAGAGAACCTGAAAAACCGACCAAAGAGAACGTCAAAACGGTTTCCGACCCAACTACCGGCATGCAGTTCGTCTTTGTCAAGGGGGGCTGCTACCAGATGGGGAGTGTCGAGATCAGAGAAGCCAAACCGGTGCACCAGGTCTGCCTCAGTGATTTCTATATGGGCAAGTACGAGGTTACGCAATCCCAGTGGGAGAAAGTAATGGGCAAGAACCCCAGCAGATTCGAACAATGCGGTCCAGACTGCCCGGTGGAAAATATCAGTTGGAACGATGCTCAGGAATTTATCAAAAAACTGAATACACAGAGCAGCAAACAGTACCGCCTGCCGACAGAAGCCGAATGGGAATACGCGGCCAGAAGCGGCGGCAAGGATGAAAAATGGGCCGGCACCAACGAAGAAGATACCTTGAGCCGATACGCTTGGTATGGAATTAATTCCAATAAAAAAACTCACAAGGTGGGGATGAAAAAGCCCAACAGTCTGGGTCTGTACGACATGAGCGGCAACGTCGAGGAATGGTGCCAGGACTGGTATAGCGAGTCCTACTACGATGAAAGCCCCAAGGACAACCCATCCGGTCCCGACAATGGTGAATTACGCGTCAATCGCGGCAGTTCCTGGGTCCACGGCAATGCTTTCTTCGCGCAGGCGAGCTTCCGGAGCAGTGAGATCAAACCCGGCAAAGGGAACTTCAGCAACGGGGTTCGCCTGCTTCTCCCCGCCCAATAG
- a CDS encoding ABC transporter permease — translation MNLAIRDIRYHRGRFILTSIGLGLLLGVVISMGGIYRGLIADALAILHANKADIWVVQQHTNGPFAESSRIPEDIKYRIRAVPGVAEASPLSFQTVQIERHGKPFRFFLMGYELSGFGGPPEIVAGRGIRQKHYEMVAARAMGMQIGEKIHLGLHDYTIVGLTGKIVSSSGDPVAYVSLADAQDIQFKKDNDAIRNDRERIGANLANIQTLSPVQGKYLQQNISAITESTHTVNTVVARLAPGANLQEVQERISRWNHFKPISDSEQTAILAKGMIEKARMQLGLFRVILLVISAVIISLIIYTSTLDKIKVIATLKLIGSPNRVIIGMILQQSLLMGFIAYFIGYGLILLTYEKFPRRIVLETFDMQMLFVIVMAICIISSFVGIRKALKVEPGEALGG, via the coding sequence ATGAATCTCGCCATTCGGGACATACGCTACCACCGGGGCAGGTTTATCCTGACCTCCATCGGCCTTGGGCTGCTCCTCGGTGTGGTCATCAGCATGGGAGGCATCTACCGGGGACTTATCGCCGACGCCCTGGCGATACTACACGCGAATAAGGCCGACATCTGGGTTGTGCAGCAGCATACCAACGGCCCGTTTGCCGAGAGTTCGCGCATCCCGGAAGACATCAAGTACCGCATACGGGCGGTGCCCGGTGTTGCTGAGGCATCCCCGCTTTCCTTCCAGACGGTCCAGATCGAGCGTCATGGCAAACCCTTCCGTTTTTTCCTGATGGGTTATGAATTGAGCGGTTTCGGCGGACCGCCGGAGATAGTTGCCGGTCGCGGCATCCGCCAGAAGCACTACGAAATGGTAGCAGCCAGAGCGATGGGAATGCAGATCGGTGAAAAGATCCATCTGGGTCTCCATGATTACACGATCGTAGGATTAACCGGCAAGATTGTCTCTTCCAGCGGAGATCCGGTTGCCTATGTGAGTCTGGCCGACGCCCAGGATATTCAGTTCAAAAAGGACAACGACGCCATCAGGAACGACCGGGAAAGGATCGGAGCCAATCTGGCTAATATTCAAACTCTGTCTCCTGTCCAAGGAAAATACCTGCAGCAGAATATTTCAGCTATCACTGAATCAACGCACACGGTCAATACAGTCGTTGCGCGGCTGGCGCCGGGTGCGAACCTCCAGGAGGTGCAGGAGCGGATCAGCCGTTGGAACCATTTCAAGCCGATTTCCGATTCAGAACAGACTGCCATCCTGGCTAAGGGAATGATTGAAAAAGCCAGGATGCAGTTGGGGCTTTTCCGGGTCATCCTCCTCGTTATCTCGGCCGTCATAATCTCCCTGATCATCTACACCTCGACCCTAGACAAGATCAAGGTCATCGCCACTCTGAAACTGATCGGCTCACCAAACCGAGTGATCATAGGCATGATCCTGCAGCAATCGCTGTTGATGGGCTTCATTGCGTATTTTATCGGCTACGGACTGATTTTGCTGACCTATGAAAAATTTCCCCGGCGGATCGTCCTGGAGACTTTTGACATGCAGATGTTGTTTGTCATTGTCATGGCGATTTGCATCATTTCGAGTTTTGTGGGTATCCGGAAGGCGCTCAAGGTTGAGCCGGGGGAGGCCCTGGGTGGATAA
- a CDS encoding ABC transporter ATP-binding protein, translating to MYAIEVERLTKIYGKGETAVTAIANATLQVKPGELVAILGPSGSGKTTLLTCIGLINEPTNGKVVIDGTTVADEGWNSGIDLKRMRREKLGFIFQAHNLIPFLTAQENVMIALEINHLTKSEAKGRATELLVSLNLGHRLNNYPSALSGGEAQRVAIARALANKPKVILADEPTAALDTENGKNVMTLLKKLAVENHSAILVVTHDHRMVEGFDRIFQVNDGRITGEKSNLEVWASHELG from the coding sequence ATGTATGCAATCGAGGTGGAAAGGCTGACTAAGATCTACGGTAAAGGCGAGACGGCGGTTACCGCTATTGCAAATGCGACTCTGCAGGTGAAACCAGGGGAACTGGTTGCCATTCTCGGCCCCTCGGGTTCTGGCAAAACAACACTGCTGACCTGCATCGGACTGATCAATGAACCGACCAACGGCAAGGTCGTTATCGATGGTACTACTGTCGCTGATGAAGGCTGGAATAGCGGTATTGATCTAAAGCGGATGCGCCGGGAAAAGCTTGGCTTCATCTTTCAAGCCCACAACCTGATACCGTTTTTGACCGCTCAAGAAAACGTCATGATTGCTCTGGAGATCAACCACCTGACGAAGAGTGAAGCCAAAGGTCGCGCGACTGAGCTGCTTGTATCCCTCAATCTTGGCCACCGGCTGAACAATTACCCTTCAGCGCTTTCCGGTGGCGAAGCTCAACGGGTTGCCATTGCACGGGCATTGGCCAATAAGCCGAAGGTGATCCTGGCCGATGAGCCGACCGCTGCCCTCGACACTGAGAATGGAAAAAACGTCATGACGCTCCTGAAGAAACTGGCAGTGGAAAACCATTCCGCTATCTTGGTTGTCACCCACGATCATCGCATGGTGGAAGGTTTTGACCGGATAT